In one Candidatus Zixiibacteriota bacterium genomic region, the following are encoded:
- a CDS encoding efflux RND transporter periplasmic adaptor subunit: MDESNAGKADLSALKIDRNRKSAPGRKKRWLHLLWLLLPIVIYFGYRATLNRVAPSVKVRTATARVITGSEAAAELVATGYVVAQVKAAVASKGTGRLRVLNVEEGDSVRANTILGELENDDIMAELDLARAQLKQVRADSVLAWQSLTRYRRLLKDNYTTEEVVEEAEAAYTRAVASVEGAEAGVRGAEVALENTVIRAPFDGTVLTKNADVGEMVAPLAATVSSRGAVVTMADMSSLEVEADVSEANIQKVKVGQPCEIILDAYPDHKYPGHVKKIVPTADRTRATVLTKIAFEEKDDRVLPEMSARVNFLPIVDQPAEKIEPALVVPHEALTTREGKTVVFGIVDNRAQMIVVEIGRRLGSETEIISGLEKGQKVILEPPGGMETGDKVEMSI; encoded by the coding sequence ATGGATGAATCAAATGCCGGAAAGGCTGATCTTTCGGCCCTGAAAATAGATCGTAATCGAAAATCGGCCCCGGGCCGGAAAAAAAGATGGCTTCATCTGCTCTGGCTGTTGCTACCGATAGTTATCTATTTTGGCTACCGGGCCACTTTGAATCGAGTGGCGCCATCGGTGAAAGTACGGACCGCCACAGCGCGGGTGATTACCGGAAGCGAGGCCGCGGCGGAGCTGGTGGCAACCGGCTATGTGGTGGCTCAGGTCAAGGCGGCGGTGGCCTCGAAAGGTACCGGACGGTTGAGAGTTCTCAATGTCGAGGAGGGCGACAGTGTCCGGGCCAATACCATCCTGGGTGAACTTGAAAATGATGATATTATGGCCGAACTCGACCTGGCGCGAGCCCAATTGAAACAGGTCCGGGCCGACTCGGTTCTGGCCTGGCAGAGTCTGACAAGATACCGCCGTCTGCTTAAAGATAATTATACCACTGAGGAAGTTGTGGAAGAGGCCGAGGCGGCTTACACCAGGGCCGTGGCATCGGTTGAAGGGGCCGAGGCCGGGGTCCGGGGGGCCGAAGTGGCGCTGGAAAATACTGTCATCCGGGCTCCGTTCGATGGGACGGTGCTGACCAAGAACGCCGATGTCGGGGAGATGGTGGCTCCGCTGGCGGCCACCGTATCATCGCGGGGGGCGGTAGTAACGATGGCCGATATGTCGTCACTGGAGGTGGAAGCCGATGTTTCCGAGGCAAATATCCAGAAAGTGAAAGTCGGCCAGCCTTGCGAAATTATTCTCGATGCCTACCCCGATCATAAATATCCCGGCCATGTTAAAAAAATCGTCCCCACCGCGGATAGAACCCGTGCAACTGTTTTAACCAAAATCGCATTTGAGGAAAAAGATGACCGGGTTTTGCCGGAGATGTCGGCCCGGGTCAATTTCCTGCCGATTGTCGATCAACCGGCGGAAAAAATCGAACCGGCCCTGGTTGTTCCGCATGAGGCATTGACCACCCGCGAAGGTAAAACGGTGGTTTTCGGGATTGTCGATAACCGGGCACAAATGATCGTGGTGGAAATCGGGCGGCGGCTGGGCAGTGAGACCGAGATTATCTCCGGTCTGGAAAAGGGACAGAAGGTGATCCTGGAGCCGCCGGGAGGAATGGAAACCGGCGACAAAGTCGAAATGTCAATTTGA
- a CDS encoding ABC transporter ATP-binding protein: MAEKIVQVSNLYKSYYRDSIEIPVLHNINLEVEIGQFLALMGPSGSGKTTLLNLLAGIDQPTSGKLMVAGEDTSRLSDSQLAKWRARHIGFVFQFYNLLPVLTAFENVELPLLLTHLSKKERRQHVETALSIVGLADRMKHYPRQLSGGQEQRVAIARAIVSDPSLILADEPTGDLDKQSAEEIMTLMTRLNKEFNKTIIMVTHDPRAADKAEIIRQLDKGILNGESL, translated from the coding sequence ATGGCGGAAAAAATTGTTCAGGTTAGTAATCTTTATAAATCGTACTATCGCGATTCGATTGAAATACCGGTTCTTCACAATATCAATCTTGAGGTCGAGATCGGACAATTTCTGGCCCTGATGGGGCCGTCCGGTTCGGGAAAAACCACTCTGCTCAACCTGCTGGCCGGAATAGATCAACCGACTTCGGGAAAACTGATGGTGGCCGGTGAGGATACCAGCCGTTTGAGCGACAGTCAACTGGCCAAATGGCGCGCCCGGCATATCGGGTTTGTTTTTCAGTTTTATAACCTGCTCCCGGTTTTGACGGCTTTCGAGAATGTGGAACTGCCTCTTCTTCTCACCCACCTGAGTAAAAAAGAACGGCGCCAGCATGTCGAAACCGCCCTGTCGATCGTCGGTCTGGCCGACCGAATGAAGCATTATCCGCGCCAGCTATCCGGCGGTCAGGAACAACGGGTGGCTATCGCCAGGGCCATTGTCTCCGATCCATCCCTAATTCTGGCCGATGAGCCGACCGGTGACCTGGACAAGCAATCGGCCGAGGAAATTATGACCCTGATGACCCGGCTTAACAAGGAATTCAACAAAACTATCATTATGGTCACTCATGATCCGCGGGCGGCCGATAAAGCCGAAATAATACGTCAGCTCGATAAAGGGATTCTCAACGGTGAAAGTCTTTAA
- a CDS encoding ABC transporter permease, whose amino-acid sequence MKVFKLIFKNAARRKLRAFLTILGIALAVMAFGLIRTFIDAWYAGARAAQPDRLVTRHAVSIVFDLPIAYKDQILSIDGVEDVTYAIWFGGIYIDPSNFFPQMGVEPESFFRIFPEFILARDQLEALVREKRGAVVGRKVADRFGWKIGDKINLIGTIYPGNWEFIITGIYTGRDVDTDETMFLFRFDYVDEVMKQESPGRVGEVGWYALKIDDPSRAAEIASAIDRRFDNSWAETKTETEKQFQLSFISMAGAIIVGLRIISYLIIGVILLVMINTMAMTARERVSENAFMRTLGFRGYHLTGLILGESLIIAAAGGITGMGLLYLVSNGVRVALSQYFPGFEASLLVYMTCLVVAILVGIIASIFPVQRALRISIVDGLRVVD is encoded by the coding sequence GTGAAAGTCTTTAAACTGATTTTCAAAAATGCGGCCCGGCGCAAACTGAGGGCCTTCCTGACCATCCTGGGAATCGCCCTGGCCGTGATGGCTTTTGGATTAATCCGGACTTTTATCGATGCCTGGTATGCCGGGGCGCGGGCGGCCCAACCCGATCGCCTGGTTACACGGCATGCCGTGTCTATTGTATTCGACCTGCCGATTGCATATAAAGATCAAATTTTGAGTATCGACGGGGTGGAAGATGTCACTTATGCTATCTGGTTTGGCGGGATATATATCGATCCCTCCAATTTCTTCCCCCAGATGGGCGTCGAACCGGAATCCTTTTTCCGGATTTTCCCTGAATTTATATTGGCCAGGGATCAACTGGAGGCTTTGGTACGAGAAAAGCGGGGAGCCGTCGTCGGGCGAAAAGTTGCCGACCGCTTCGGCTGGAAAATCGGCGACAAAATCAACCTGATCGGGACTATCTATCCCGGCAACTGGGAATTTATCATCACCGGGATTTACACCGGCCGGGATGTCGATACCGATGAAACGATGTTTCTTTTCCGTTTCGATTATGTGGATGAAGTGATGAAACAGGAATCCCCCGGAAGGGTCGGGGAAGTGGGTTGGTATGCTCTCAAGATCGACGATCCCAGCCGGGCGGCCGAAATCGCCTCGGCCATCGACCGGCGGTTCGATAATTCCTGGGCGGAGACCAAAACCGAAACCGAAAAGCAGTTTCAGTTGAGTTTTATCTCGATGGCGGGTGCTATCATAGTTGGCCTGAGAATTATTTCGTACCTCATTATCGGGGTGATTCTGCTGGTGATGATCAATACCATGGCTATGACGGCCCGGGAGCGTGTTTCGGAAAACGCCTTCATGAGGACGCTGGGATTCCGGGGATATCACCTGACCGGGTTGATTCTGGGCGAATCATTGATAATCGCCGCCGCGGGAGGAATAACCGGGATGGGTCTTTTGTACCTGGTTAGCAATGGGGTTCGGGTGGCTTTAAGTCAGTACTTCCCGGGTTTCGAGGCCAGCCTGCTGGTGTACATGACCTGTCTGGTGGTGGCAATTCTGGTCGGGATTATCGCTTCCATCTTTCCCGTCCAGAGAGCCCTGCGAATCAGCATTGTCGATGGACTGCGCGTGGTCGATTGA
- a CDS encoding ABC transporter permease, whose product MIPAGYTFRNILQHKVTSALTILGISLVVFVFSGSLMLSHGLKATLVATGTDGNVIAIRKSSQTEVMSIVDYEQARILATSPEIARDENDAPFLTNEIYVLIGLKSRSNGDEAQVVVRGVTPNSMKLRPMIKMVEGRMWNDPGSEIIAGSEAAKRFIGCGLGEQVRFGARQWTVVGIFDAGGTGFDSELRCEINQATDAFRRPVYSSVTFRLADTSGFAAFKQKIEDDRRLTLEIKQEKEYYEAQSRYTTTFISIAGSVISIVFSLGAIIGAMITMYAAVANRVKEIGTLRALGFSRFSILTSFLTESMLIALSGGALGVLAAYFLGFFRISTTNWDTFSEIAFNFEMSWAIAISALVFSLLMGIIGGFLPAVRAARLKIIDTLRA is encoded by the coding sequence ATGATACCGGCCGGTTATACATTTCGGAATATTCTGCAGCATAAGGTGACCTCGGCTTTGACAATCCTCGGTATCAGCCTGGTGGTCTTTGTCTTCTCCGGTTCCCTGATGCTTTCCCATGGACTGAAAGCTACCCTGGTGGCCACCGGGACGGACGGCAATGTGATTGCCATCCGGAAATCCTCGCAGACCGAGGTGATGTCTATTGTTGACTATGAACAGGCCCGAATTTTGGCCACCTCCCCGGAGATCGCCCGCGACGAAAACGATGCCCCTTTCCTGACCAATGAAATTTATGTTCTGATCGGTCTCAAATCCCGCTCCAACGGTGATGAGGCTCAGGTGGTGGTTCGAGGAGTGACGCCCAATTCGATGAAACTGCGGCCGATGATAAAGATGGTGGAAGGCCGGATGTGGAATGATCCCGGTTCGGAGATTATTGCCGGGAGCGAGGCGGCCAAACGGTTTATCGGGTGCGGGCTTGGCGAGCAGGTTCGCTTCGGCGCCCGCCAGTGGACGGTGGTGGGAATTTTCGATGCCGGCGGAACCGGATTCGATTCGGAATTGCGGTGCGAAATCAACCAGGCTACCGATGCCTTCCGGCGCCCGGTCTATTCCTCGGTGACATTTCGCTTGGCCGACACCTCAGGGTTCGCCGCTTTCAAGCAAAAAATAGAAGATGATCGTCGGCTGACACTCGAGATCAAGCAGGAAAAGGAGTACTATGAGGCGCAGTCGCGCTATACCACCACTTTCATTTCCATTGCCGGTAGTGTTATCAGTATTGTCTTCAGTCTCGGGGCGATAATCGGAGCCATGATTACCATGTATGCCGCGGTGGCCAACCGGGTCAAGGAGATCGGCACCCTTCGGGCTCTCGGATTCAGCCGATTCAGTATTCTGACTTCGTTTTTGACCGAATCGATGCTGATCGCATTATCGGGCGGGGCGCTTGGGGTTCTGGCGGCTTATTTCCTCGGATTTTTCAGAATCTCAACCACCAACTGGGATACTTTTTCGGAAATCGCTTTTAATTTCGAAATGTCCTGGGCCATAGCCATCTCGGCCTTGGTTTTTTCACTTCTGATGGGTATCATCGGCGGTTTCCTTCCGGCCGTCCGGGCGGCCCGGCTGAAAATAATCGATACCCTCCGCGCCTGA
- a CDS encoding sulfite exporter TauE/SafE family protein, with product MDWYIYPLVVLAGFVCGFINTLAGSGSLVTLPLLIFLGLPANVANGTNRVAILLQTMVAVEKFRREKRLDPRRGGLLAIPAIFGAVVGAQIAVNLDEQLMRQTIGVLMVVMLVVILVKPKRWLVGRPEITDRRPGLILILTFFGIGVYGGFIQAGVGIFLLAGLVLAAGYDLVKANAIKNLIILCFTVFALLVFIFNNQVRWEIGLILAVGNMLGAWVAARLAVEKGAGFVRWLLIGVIIVSAVMLLGVDKLIAGLFR from the coding sequence TTGGATTGGTATATTTATCCGCTGGTAGTTCTGGCCGGCTTTGTTTGCGGTTTTATAAATACCCTGGCCGGAAGCGGCTCACTGGTGACTCTGCCGCTGTTGATTTTTCTGGGACTTCCGGCCAATGTCGCCAACGGTACCAACCGGGTGGCAATCCTGCTTCAGACGATGGTGGCGGTCGAGAAATTCCGCCGCGAAAAACGTCTCGACCCGAGGCGGGGCGGCCTTCTGGCGATTCCGGCCATTTTCGGTGCGGTGGTCGGGGCTCAGATCGCGGTCAATCTCGACGAGCAGTTGATGCGCCAAACGATCGGCGTTCTCATGGTGGTCATGCTGGTGGTGATCCTGGTTAAACCGAAACGATGGCTGGTGGGCAGACCGGAAATAACCGACCGGCGGCCGGGTCTGATATTGATTTTAACTTTTTTCGGAATCGGAGTGTACGGCGGTTTCATTCAGGCCGGGGTGGGAATATTCCTGCTGGCCGGACTGGTGCTGGCGGCGGGATATGATCTGGTCAAAGCCAACGCCATCAAAAATCTGATTATCCTCTGTTTTACTGTTTTCGCGTTGCTGGTTTTCATTTTCAATAACCAGGTCCGCTGGGAAATCGGGCTTATTCTGGCGGTCGGGAATATGCTCGGGGCCTGGGTGGCGGCCCGGCTGGCGGTCGAGAAGGGGGCCGGTTTCGTACGCTGGCTGCTGATAGGCGTGATAATCGTCTCGGCGGTTATGTTGCTCGGCGTGGACAAACTGATCGCCGGGTTGTTCCGATAG
- the xth gene encoding exodeoxyribonuclease III — protein sequence MKTIRLMSWNVNGLRAVHRKKALDWFLDEKPDILCLQETKAAANQIPDELKNIDGYHTYFVSAEKKGYSGVALYSRREPKKLSSGFGIEKFDNEGRIIIAEYDKFILFNIYYPNGKQSKERLHYKMEFYDTFLEIADRMKNGGKNLVICGDVNTAHKEIDLARPKENEKVSGFLPEERAWMDKFVEHGYHDTFRMFNREPEQYTWWDMITRARERNVGWRIDYFFVSDSLKKKVRKAFIRPEIMGSDHCPIGIDLSL from the coding sequence ATGAAAACCATCCGCCTGATGTCATGGAATGTCAACGGCCTCCGGGCTGTCCACCGAAAGAAAGCCCTGGACTGGTTCCTTGACGAAAAACCGGATATCCTCTGTCTTCAGGAAACCAAGGCCGCCGCCAACCAGATTCCCGATGAATTGAAAAATATCGACGGTTATCATACGTACTTCGTTTCGGCCGAGAAAAAGGGTTACAGCGGGGTGGCACTCTATTCCCGGAGGGAACCGAAAAAATTGTCTTCCGGTTTTGGAATCGAGAAGTTCGACAACGAGGGGCGGATCATTATCGCCGAGTACGACAAATTTATCCTGTTCAATATTTATTATCCCAACGGCAAGCAGTCGAAAGAGCGTCTGCACTATAAAATGGAATTCTATGATACTTTCCTCGAGATTGCCGACCGGATGAAAAACGGCGGGAAAAATCTCGTTATCTGCGGCGATGTCAATACCGCCCACAAGGAGATCGACCTGGCCCGCCCGAAAGAGAACGAAAAAGTCTCCGGTTTTCTGCCCGAGGAGCGGGCTTGGATGGATAAATTTGTCGAGCATGGTTATCATGATACTTTCCGGATGTTCAACCGGGAACCGGAGCAGTACACCTGGTGGGATATGATTACCCGGGCCCGGGAACGAAATGTGGGCTGGAGAATAGATTATTTCTTTGTCAGCGACAGTCTGAAAAAGAAAGTGCGGAAGGCTTTTATCCGTCCGGAAATCATGGGTTCGGACCATTGCCCGATCGGAATCGATCTGTCCCTGTAA
- a CDS encoding L-threonine 3-dehydrogenase: MKRILITGAIGQIGSELTVELRKHYGRDNVIATDIRMPTTTTLRDTGPFEFLDCLDPHHITRVMQIYNVDTIYHLAAILSAVGEAKPNQAWLVNVNGLYNMLEAARQYHCALFVPSSIGAFGPETPKDGTPQVTIQRPRTMYGVTKVTGELLCDYYHQKFDLDTRGLRFPGLISYETEPGGGTTDYAVEIYIEALKHHKYTCYLNRDTRLDMMYMPDAIKGMIDLMEADPSKLKNRNSFNVTAMNFTPELIAAEIKKHIPDFEIDFNVDPVRQSIADSWPNFLDDSAARAEWGWKPTFDLAMMTRDMLDKLSERLEKPQGQTSR, encoded by the coding sequence ATGAAAAGAATCCTGATCACCGGGGCCATCGGACAGATCGGCTCGGAACTGACGGTTGAACTGAGAAAACATTACGGACGGGACAATGTCATCGCCACCGATATCCGCATGCCCACCACCACCACTCTTCGCGATACCGGCCCGTTCGAATTTCTGGACTGCCTCGACCCGCACCATATCACCAGGGTCATGCAGATATACAATGTCGATACCATTTATCACCTGGCGGCCATTCTCTCGGCGGTCGGTGAGGCCAAACCGAACCAGGCCTGGCTGGTCAATGTCAACGGACTGTACAACATGCTTGAAGCCGCCCGTCAATACCACTGTGCTCTGTTCGTTCCCAGTTCGATCGGCGCCTTCGGCCCGGAAACTCCCAAAGACGGGACTCCCCAGGTGACGATTCAGCGGCCCCGGACGATGTACGGTGTGACCAAGGTGACCGGAGAACTGCTCTGCGATTATTACCATCAAAAATTCGATCTCGATACCCGCGGCCTCCGTTTTCCGGGTTTGATTTCGTATGAAACCGAACCCGGCGGCGGCACCACCGATTATGCCGTGGAGATATATATCGAAGCTCTCAAACACCATAAGTACACCTGCTACCTGAACCGGGACACCCGGCTGGATATGATGTATATGCCGGATGCCATCAAGGGAATGATAGACCTGATGGAGGCTGACCCGTCAAAACTGAAAAACCGTAACTCCTTCAATGTGACGGCGATGAATTTCACCCCGGAACTTATCGCCGCCGAAATAAAGAAACATATTCCCGATTTCGAAATAGACTTCAATGTCGATCCGGTCCGCCAGTCGATTGCCGATTCCTGGCCGAATTTCCTCGATGATTCCGCCGCCCGCGCAGAATGGGGCTGGAAACCGACCTTTGATCTGGCCATGATGACCAGAGATATGCTGGACAAGCTGTCGGAACGGCTGGAAAAACCGCAAGGTCAAACTTCCCGGTAA
- a CDS encoding response regulator, producing MERKINTLVVDDEQIVLDSIRKLLKRDNYEVFTALSVAAALEQLKEHKIDVILTDLMMPEIDGLEFMEMVRKDHPYLPVVMITGYATINTALQATQLGAFDYIAKPFSKKELLGVLQRAAKLVLAADSPDGGNGNGKINGGPVDRIKTIGDHSWMMLLEDGIVLLGVEGAFIQMIGKIQTIYLPSPGDELRQGGSYLQIFSADMRSHSILSPLSGTVVEVNQKVLDDPVSALQDPYDEGWLIRLKPSRFEQEIKLLGL from the coding sequence ATGGAACGTAAGATAAACACCCTGGTGGTGGATGATGAACAGATCGTTCTGGACAGCATCCGCAAACTGCTTAAGCGGGATAATTATGAGGTTTTCACGGCCCTGTCAGTGGCGGCCGCCCTGGAACAACTCAAGGAGCATAAAATCGATGTTATCCTGACCGATTTAATGATGCCGGAAATCGACGGGCTGGAATTCATGGAAATGGTGCGTAAGGATCACCCTTATCTCCCGGTGGTCATGATAACCGGTTATGCCACGATCAATACCGCTCTCCAGGCCACCCAGCTGGGGGCATTCGATTATATCGCCAAGCCTTTTTCCAAAAAAGAACTTCTGGGAGTTCTCCAGCGGGCCGCCAAACTGGTTCTGGCCGCCGATTCCCCTGACGGGGGAAACGGCAATGGTAAAATCAATGGCGGGCCGGTCGACCGGATCAAAACCATCGGGGATCATTCCTGGATGATGCTTCTGGAGGATGGGATTGTCCTCCTGGGAGTCGAGGGTGCCTTTATCCAGATGATCGGCAAAATCCAGACCATTTACCTGCCCTCACCGGGCGATGAACTCCGCCAGGGAGGCTCCTACCTTCAGATTTTCTCGGCCGACATGCGCTCTCATTCGATTCTTTCTCCCCTTTCAGGAACCGTTGTCGAGGTCAATCAAAAAGTTCTCGACGATCCCGTTTCGGCCCTCCAGGATCCCTATGACGAGGGCTGGCTGATCCGTCTCAAACCATCGCGATTCGAGCAGGAAATCAAACTGCTGGGTTTGTAG
- a CDS encoding PAS domain-containing protein has protein sequence MRTIVIGGGKGAKAIIELARGGFLRELTLEILAVIDLDMNAPGMVYARQIGLETSTDMHRALSEIPNIELIIELTGSDSVLEMIYRSMPPGAGLIDHTFARIFWDLVNAQEDQRRQLREITDLEQKIEKERHFLQSVFDTIPDPLVVLDRDKLTIKINASLGEFSGYTAEQAMGKTCDELLANTALSAKCIETISLLDDVIETGKPHTMVWRTDPPNESYWEVTRTPITDTEGKIIAILGIWHRITEKVKLRREIESAEQRFRSFIDSALDWISIKDIEGRYVIVNPVCARAFNRPVEDFIGKTPGEILPREMARGIREHDQQVLQSGRAQIYEQTIAIDGRDRYFQTTRFPLTDYKGSITGTCTIDRDITSEKELRDQLVQSTKLAAVGKLAAGVAHEINNPLTGVLAYAEDMLEDFPDDDPHRDDLKVIIRETLRCRDIVRNLLNFARQEEPKLETLSPNEVVERALSLVQKLPQFRNIAIEKNSGDDLPTIQGDPGQLQQVILNLMLNAAEAMKEKGKIIITTAYDRRQDKCIISVEDTGPGIPENLIDKVFEPFFSTKGTNGLGLAVSWGIVERHRGTIEIDMADGGGAIFRIFLPGFIRQNNSNSGE, from the coding sequence ATGAGAACAATAGTCATCGGCGGCGGTAAAGGCGCCAAAGCAATTATCGAACTGGCGCGGGGAGGTTTTCTCCGCGAACTGACCCTTGAAATACTGGCGGTAATCGATTTGGATATGAATGCCCCGGGGATGGTTTATGCTCGTCAGATCGGGCTTGAAACCAGCACCGATATGCATCGGGCCCTGTCGGAAATTCCCAATATCGAATTGATTATCGAATTGACCGGGAGCGATTCCGTTCTGGAGATGATTTATAGGAGTATGCCGCCCGGGGCGGGATTGATCGACCATACTTTCGCCAGGATTTTCTGGGACCTGGTCAACGCCCAGGAGGACCAGCGCCGCCAGCTCCGCGAAATCACCGACCTGGAACAAAAAATCGAAAAGGAGCGGCATTTCCTGCAGTCGGTATTCGATACCATTCCCGATCCTCTGGTGGTTCTCGACCGGGACAAGCTGACCATCAAGATTAACGCCAGCCTTGGCGAGTTTTCGGGATATACGGCCGAACAGGCGATGGGCAAAACGTGCGATGAGCTTCTGGCCAACACCGCTCTATCGGCCAAATGTATCGAGACCATCTCTCTTCTGGATGATGTCATCGAGACCGGCAAGCCGCACACCATGGTCTGGCGGACCGATCCCCCCAATGAATCGTACTGGGAGGTGACCCGAACCCCGATTACCGATACCGAGGGGAAAATTATCGCCATCCTGGGAATCTGGCACCGGATTACCGAAAAGGTCAAATTGCGCCGCGAGATCGAGAGCGCCGAACAGCGTTTCCGCTCGTTTATCGATTCGGCCCTGGACTGGATTTCGATCAAAGATATCGAGGGGCGTTATGTCATTGTTAATCCGGTCTGTGCCCGCGCGTTCAACCGCCCGGTCGAGGATTTCATCGGTAAAACCCCCGGTGAAATCCTGCCCCGCGAGATGGCCCGGGGAATCAGAGAGCATGATCAGCAGGTTCTGCAATCAGGTCGGGCGCAGATCTACGAACAGACTATCGCCATCGACGGCCGCGACCGGTATTTCCAGACCACGCGCTTTCCGCTGACCGATTATAAGGGGAGTATCACCGGGACCTGTACTATCGACCGGGATATCACCTCGGAAAAGGAACTGCGCGATCAACTGGTGCAGAGTACCAAGCTGGCCGCGGTTGGAAAACTGGCCGCCGGGGTGGCTCACGAGATCAACAATCCTCTGACCGGGGTGCTGGCCTATGCCGAGGATATGCTGGAGGATTTCCCCGATGATGACCCGCATCGCGACGATCTGAAAGTAATTATCCGCGAGACCCTGCGATGCCGCGATATTGTCCGTAACCTCCTCAATTTCGCCCGGCAGGAAGAACCCAAGCTGGAGACTTTAAGCCCCAACGAGGTGGTCGAGCGGGCGCTGTCCCTGGTGCAGAAACTGCCCCAGTTCCGCAACATTGCCATCGAAAAAAATTCCGGCGATGATCTTCCGACCATCCAGGGCGATCCCGGCCAGCTTCAACAGGTGATTTTGAACCTGATGCTCAATGCCGCCGAGGCCATGAAAGAAAAAGGAAAAATTATTATCACTACCGCCTATGACCGGAGACAGGATAAATGCATCATTTCGGTCGAGGATACCGGTCCGGGAATCCCGGAAAACCTGATCGACAAAGTTTTCGAGCCGTTTTTCTCGACCAAGGGCACCAACGGCCTTGGGCTGGCGGTCAGCTGGGGTATTGTCGAACGGCACCGGGGAACGATTGAGATAGATATGGCCGACGGCGGCGGGGCGATTTTCCGTATTTTCCTGCCCGGCTTTATCAGGCAGAATAATTCTAATTCGGGAGAATGA
- a CDS encoding DMT family transporter produces MPNTTPRRFTALAQIGLFYAAAIWGATFYIVKAALDDIDPVIMVGYRFLMAGTVLLIFLAFGKRPLFTGLKRSFLLAVLLYLLYIPQTMGLKYTTASNSGFITGLFVAFVPIFLLTIFKSRPSRTDIIASVVSLGGLWILTGGLRDINPGDMLTLITAMTYALHLLYSDKYMKAGIDPYVISCQQFIMVGLMSLATGLIFDLPFGVGSGAALRTVIFLALLPTLSAFVIQMVAQKIISPVRVSLIFAFEPVFAALFAWTLGGETIITHRAAGGLLIFIALIISALPPTRRARDISRTGA; encoded by the coding sequence ATGCCTAATACGACACCCCGAAGATTCACTGCTTTGGCCCAGATCGGGCTATTTTATGCGGCCGCGATCTGGGGCGCCACTTTTTATATCGTCAAAGCGGCTCTGGATGATATCGATCCGGTCATTATGGTGGGTTACCGGTTTCTGATGGCCGGGACAGTCCTTCTGATTTTTCTGGCCTTCGGGAAAAGGCCGCTTTTCACCGGCCTGAAACGGTCATTTCTTCTGGCAGTGCTTTTATATCTGCTCTATATCCCACAGACTATGGGGCTGAAATACACCACCGCCTCCAATTCCGGTTTTATCACCGGGCTATTTGTCGCCTTTGTCCCGATTTTTCTTCTGACCATCTTTAAAAGCCGGCCGTCGCGAACCGATATCATCGCCTCAGTCGTTTCGCTGGGCGGGCTCTGGATTCTGACCGGCGGCCTGCGCGATATTAATCCGGGCGATATGTTGACCCTGATCACCGCTATGACCTATGCTTTGCATCTGCTCTACTCGGATAAATATATGAAAGCCGGGATCGATCCCTATGTAATCAGTTGCCAGCAATTTATTATGGTCGGTCTGATGAGTCTGGCGACCGGACTGATTTTTGATTTGCCGTTCGGAGTCGGCTCCGGGGCGGCCCTGCGGACGGTTATTTTTCTGGCCCTGCTACCGACCCTCTCGGCCTTTGTAATCCAGATGGTGGCCCAGAAAATTATCTCGCCGGTCCGGGTGTCACTGATTTTTGCCTTCGAACCGGTTTTCGCCGCCCTGTTTGCCTGGACTCTGGGCGGGGAAACGATTATTACCCACCGGGCGGCCGGGGGACTGCTGATTTTTATCGCCCTGATAATATCCGCTTTACCGCCCACCCGACGGGCCAGAGATATTTCCCGGACCGGAGCCTGA